The proteins below are encoded in one region of Campylobacter rectus:
- a CDS encoding UDP-N-acetylmuramoyl-L-alanyl-D-glutamate--2,6-diaminopimelate ligase, translating to MKICVKEGFVTDNSSVCEAGCYFVKTAANAKFEAAAEAKGAKIINLAECKRLLDIDESIKIIGITGTNGKTTTAAAICATLLNLGYGCGLCGTRGAFVNNERIDDKALTTSEILRTLSYLKAASERGCEYFVMEVSSHAIAQKRIESLDFAMKIFTNLTQDHLDYHGTFEEYARVKSEFFADDAPKLINIDDRGGIKFNPANALTYALHANADFAPGEYSLEGGIRATLKTPRRQMALSSNLHGEFNLYNLIAAASCVATLTDRPLEQIARAAAKFDGVEGRMEVVSREPLVIVDFAHTPDGIEKVLNALRHRKIVAVFGAGGDRDRTKRPKMGAIAQKYAHRLVVTSDNPRSEEPESIIAEICGGLEMNECVKCIANRKEAIKYALESLTQDEILVILGKGDETYQEIKGVKYPFSDKEVVRELLDGCV from the coding sequence GTGAAAATTTGCGTTAAAGAGGGCTTCGTCACCGATAACTCTAGCGTTTGCGAAGCGGGTTGCTATTTCGTTAAAACGGCGGCAAACGCCAAATTTGAAGCCGCCGCCGAGGCAAAAGGCGCGAAAATCATAAATTTGGCCGAGTGCAAGCGGCTATTAGACATCGATGAGAGCATCAAAATCATCGGCATCACGGGCACGAACGGCAAGACCACGACCGCAGCGGCTATCTGCGCTACGCTATTAAATTTAGGCTACGGATGCGGTCTGTGCGGCACTCGCGGCGCTTTTGTAAACAATGAACGCATCGACGATAAGGCGCTGACGACGAGCGAAATTTTACGCACGCTTAGCTACCTCAAAGCAGCTAGCGAGCGCGGTTGCGAATACTTCGTGATGGAGGTCAGCTCGCACGCTATCGCGCAAAAACGCATCGAAAGTCTGGACTTTGCGATGAAAATCTTTACGAATTTAACCCAAGACCACCTCGACTATCACGGCACGTTTGAAGAGTATGCGCGCGTAAAGAGCGAGTTTTTCGCAGACGACGCGCCAAAGCTTATAAATATAGACGACCGCGGCGGGATCAAATTTAACCCCGCAAACGCCCTAACTTACGCGCTTCATGCGAACGCGGACTTTGCACCCGGCGAATATTCGCTAGAAGGCGGTATCCGCGCGACGCTAAAGACCCCGCGCAGGCAAATGGCGCTAAGCTCAAATTTGCACGGCGAATTTAACCTCTACAACCTCATTGCAGCCGCCTCTTGCGTAGCGACGCTGACGGATAGACCGCTAGAGCAGATCGCTCGCGCGGCGGCGAAATTTGACGGCGTAGAGGGGCGTATGGAGGTCGTGAGTCGCGAGCCACTCGTGATCGTGGACTTCGCGCATACTCCAGATGGTATCGAAAAGGTGCTAAATGCATTGCGCCACCGCAAGATCGTCGCGGTTTTCGGTGCCGGAGGCGATAGAGATCGCACCAAACGCCCTAAAATGGGCGCGATAGCGCAAAAATACGCACACAGACTCGTCGTCACCAGCGACAATCCCCGCAGCGAAGAGCCTGAAAGTATCATCGCCGAAATCTGCGGCGGCCTAGAGATGAACGAGTGCGTCAAATGCATCGCAAACCGCAAAGAAGCGATAAAATACGCGCTTGAAAGCCTCACACAGGATGAAATTTTGGTGATTTTAGGCAAAGGCGACGAAACCTATCAAGAGATCAAGGGCGTAAAATATCCGTTTAGCGACAAAGAGGTCGTGCGCGAGCTTTTGGA
- a CDS encoding ATP-dependent endonuclease, with protein MQITQCEEDLFDGNQKNEWNLSYWINPDRGKLFFAEKVILVEGQTDKVILPALANKLGVFKHSYTVIDCGSKQNIPLYIKLMNKFKIPYVSVYDKDHQENKSEQAIGAADSATKAILDEINNELGLSVELVNDIEQELGYDCGKSGKPFQALKHIKSSEFHISESFAEKIRVIYK; from the coding sequence ATGCAAATAACTCAATGCGAAGAGGATCTATTTGATGGAAACCAAAAGAATGAATGGAATTTGTCTTATTGGATTAATCCAGATAGAGGTAAATTATTTTTTGCTGAAAAAGTTATTTTAGTTGAAGGGCAAACTGACAAAGTGATTCTTCCTGCATTGGCAAATAAGTTGGGAGTGTTTAAGCATAGTTATACCGTCATCGATTGTGGTTCAAAACAAAATATTCCTTTATATATTAAGTTAATGAACAAATTTAAGATTCCATACGTTTCGGTATATGACAAAGATCACCAAGAAAATAAGTCAGAGCAAGCAATAGGTGCAGCAGATTCTGCAACCAAAGCAATTTTAGATGAAATAAATAATGAACTAGGCTTATCTGTAGAGCTTGTAAACGATATTGAGCAGGAGCTTGGATATGATTGTGGCAAGTCAGGCAAGCCATTTCAAGCGTTAAAACATATTAAATCTAGTGAGTTCCATATATCAGAAAGTTTCGCTGAAAAAATTAGAGTAATTTATAAATAA
- a CDS encoding TorD/DmsD family molecular chaperone: MRNLKQSLCVEDFLRQVFLVPLTGENLDELLNLTQDFAPKLKEHKFILEFAECKSEPSLIDEIRYEFNKLFVGPKRPKAEPYESVYFDYQTMFGAKTMQVRSFYESSGLKLEDAQLDKFPDDFIGYELQYLYFLSFSALKAEDEAKFNEILRKKAEFIAAHPSQWFCKFAARCDEHANLDVWKSFGNFLNLYLNSEMDALKSALKDPEIFKNLKE, translated from the coding sequence ATGCGTAATTTAAAGCAGAGCCTTTGCGTCGAGGACTTTTTGAGGCAGGTATTTTTGGTGCCTCTTACCGGTGAAAATTTGGACGAGCTTTTAAATTTGACGCAGGATTTCGCGCCTAAGCTTAAAGAGCATAAATTTATCCTCGAATTTGCCGAATGCAAAAGCGAGCCAAGCTTAATTGATGAAATTCGCTACGAATTCAATAAGCTCTTCGTAGGTCCTAAGCGCCCCAAAGCCGAGCCTTACGAGTCGGTGTATTTCGACTATCAAACGATGTTCGGGGCAAAGACGATGCAGGTGCGAAGCTTTTACGAGAGCTCTGGGCTAAAGCTCGAGGATGCGCAGCTTGATAAATTTCCCGACGATTTCATCGGGTACGAGTTGCAATATCTTTATTTTCTAAGTTTTAGCGCGCTAAAGGCGGAGGATGAGGCTAAATTTAACGAAATTTTGCGTAAAAAGGCGGAATTTATCGCCGCTCATCCGTCGCAGTGGTTTTGCAAATTTGCCGCTCGCTGCGATGAGCACGCAAATTTAGACGTTTGGAAGAGCTTCGGGAACTTTTTAAATCTCTACTTAAATAGCGAGATGGATGCGCTGAAAAGTGCGCTAAAAGATCCTGAAATTTTTAAAAATTTAAAGGAATGA
- a CDS encoding 4Fe-4S dicluster domain-containing protein, with protein sequence MKRKQGFLFDYNFCIGCKACEISCQVYHNQDPDINWRHVDMMLIHEDEIEKEIFITHSCHHCDEPACMDVCPVGAYIKLENGIVQPLHDKCIGCGYCIVACPYGSITKGKDGKAQKCNLCAEKLERGEEPACVAGCPCDVLKLVDAGVSDSAGMEKEMPGFKRFFTKPNIRFYPRMKRNEFIH encoded by the coding sequence ATGAAACGAAAACAAGGATTTTTATTTGATTACAACTTTTGTATAGGTTGTAAGGCGTGTGAAATTTCATGTCAGGTCTATCACAACCAAGACCCCGATATCAACTGGCGCCACGTCGATATGATGCTCATCCATGAAGACGAGATCGAAAAGGAAATTTTCATCACGCACTCGTGCCACCATTGCGACGAGCCTGCATGTATGGACGTCTGCCCCGTAGGAGCCTACATTAAGCTTGAAAACGGCATAGTTCAGCCGCTGCACGATAAATGCATCGGCTGCGGATACTGCATCGTAGCCTGTCCTTACGGATCGATAACCAAGGGCAAAGACGGCAAAGCACAAAAGTGCAACCTCTGCGCCGAGAAGCTCGAGCGCGGCGAGGAGCCTGCGTGCGTGGCGGGTTGTCCTTGCGACGTGCTAAAGCTAGTCGACGCGGGCGTGAGCGATAGCGCGGGGATGGAGAAAGAGATGCCGGGCTTTAAGCGATTTTTTACGAAGCCGAACATCCGCTTCTATCCTCGCATGAAGCGCAACGAGTTTATCCACTAA
- the nrfD gene encoding NrfD/PsrC family molybdoenzyme membrane anchor subunit, translating into MVQTTWGWLIVIYLFLGGLGAGAFLCSALAYKGFLGSLNERFYKFGFLLAPVAVIIGTALLLFDLAPSAAINPLKILQLYTRPVSMMSIGTYLLTFFIVVSVLVLLQIKKSGKICDMMLTLGAILALGVMGYTGLLLYVVKAIPLWASVWLPILFTISAISTGLSANAAATLNAGHGLSRCAHKFHVALVALEIVAVLALFASVRSEAAGMASVTKIVSGSLAPMFWIGFVVFGLALPLLGGSKFMLRSCSVNTDGSVCAHGGEEVKSCVYNEYGVLIGGFCLRAFIVLGAVYIF; encoded by the coding sequence ATGGTACAGACGACTTGGGGATGGCTCATAGTCATCTATTTGTTTCTAGGCGGTTTAGGTGCCGGGGCGTTTTTATGCTCGGCTTTGGCTTACAAGGGCTTTTTGGGTTCATTAAACGAGAGGTTTTATAAATTCGGCTTTCTGCTAGCGCCCGTTGCGGTGATAATAGGAACCGCGCTTTTGCTATTTGACTTGGCGCCGAGCGCCGCGATAAATCCTCTTAAAATTTTACAGCTCTACACGCGCCCTGTTTCGATGATGAGCATAGGTACGTATCTGCTTACGTTTTTTATCGTAGTCAGCGTTTTGGTGCTTTTGCAGATCAAAAAAAGCGGTAAAATTTGCGATATGATGCTCACGCTCGGAGCTATTTTGGCGCTTGGAGTTATGGGATATACGGGGCTACTGCTTTACGTCGTAAAGGCGATCCCGCTTTGGGCTAGCGTGTGGCTGCCGATTTTATTTACGATCTCCGCGATCTCTACGGGGCTTAGTGCAAACGCCGCCGCTACGCTAAATGCAGGGCACGGGCTAAGCCGCTGTGCGCATAAATTTCACGTCGCGTTAGTTGCGCTTGAGATCGTTGCGGTACTAGCGCTATTTGCTAGCGTAAGAAGCGAGGCTGCAGGCATGGCTAGCGTAACCAAGATAGTCAGCGGCTCGCTTGCGCCAATGTTTTGGATAGGCTTTGTCGTGTTTGGGCTTGCTTTGCCGCTGCTAGGCGGAAGCAAATTTATGCTTCGCAGCTGCAGTGTGAATACAGACGGTAGCGTCTGTGCGCACGGCGGCGAGGAGGTAAAAAGCTGTGTTTATAACGAATACGGCGTGCTTATAGGCGGCTTTTGCCTAAGAGCGTTTATCGTGCTGGGTGCGGTTTATATATTTTAA
- a CDS encoding NifU family protein, translating to MIPFTDEELLKPVSASLQKVLPMLENDGGGMELLGIKNGKIYVRLTGHCHGCAASTTTLKYGIERQLRIDIHPELEVINIPIGEEVKFD from the coding sequence ATGATCCCATTTACCGATGAAGAGCTTTTAAAGCCCGTTAGCGCGAGTTTGCAAAAGGTTTTGCCTATGCTTGAAAACGACGGCGGAGGTATGGAGCTATTAGGCATCAAAAACGGCAAAATTTATGTCCGCCTTACCGGTCACTGCCACGGCTGCGCTGCTAGCACTACGACCCTAAAATACGGCATCGAGCGCCAGTTGCGCATCGATATCCACCCGGAGCTAGAGGTTATAAATATCCCCATCGGCGAGGAAGTTAAATTTGATTGA
- a CDS encoding helix-turn-helix domain-containing protein translates to MPEVKFDDVFNEIMKSDEFRAEYEALMPEYELKSELIKARIKSGLTQSQLAERMGMKQSNLARLESTSGDFKFQTIVKYAKALGLKRLNIVLN, encoded by the coding sequence ATGCCTGAAGTAAAATTTGACGACGTATTTAACGAAATTATGAAAAGTGATGAATTTAGGGCCGAATATGAAGCTCTGATGCCAGAGTACGAACTAAAGAGCGAGTTGATAAAAGCTAGAATAAAAAGCGGTCTAACGCAGTCGCAGCTAGCGGAGAGGATGGGTATGAAACAGTCTAATCTAGCTAGACTAGAAAGCACAAGCGGAGATTTTAAATTTCAGACGATAGTCAAATACGCAAAAGCATTGGGGCTAAAGCGGCTAAATATCGTACTAAACTAA
- a CDS encoding tyrosine-type recombinase/integrase, with amino-acid sequence METRAKTKATTGLAAMFNNHIKNSLLGSLAIEKVTLDHIQIFYNSMRSKGLSPKTYNKTIKEILRPMFKYAFIHRALTFEPTFGLKLDKIEKKSKVINCSGKLRNLFSAINELYADDIFYWTLFALIFTGRRKSEILNLKWKNINFSNNTMLLERTKSSNDYIVAIPNFIASKLQEIPRIAELVFASPVSSETIVNLDRQVKKIRELSGVENFHLHTARDVVVGALAEASADIHTMSGTLLHEELATLQHYLGVDTYRATQKSSQVIENLVIIKD; translated from the coding sequence ATGGAAACTAGAGCCAAAACCAAAGCTACGACCGGGCTAGCGGCGATGTTTAACAATCATATCAAAAACAGCCTGCTAGGCTCGCTGGCTATAGAAAAGGTAACGCTTGATCATATTCAAATTTTTTATAACTCTATGCGAAGCAAAGGGCTATCACCAAAAACATACAATAAAACGATAAAGGAAATTTTACGCCCTATGTTTAAGTACGCGTTTATTCATAGGGCTCTAACTTTTGAGCCGACGTTTGGTCTAAAGCTGGATAAGATCGAGAAAAAATCAAAAGTTATCAACTGTTCGGGTAAGCTTAGGAATTTGTTTTCCGCCATTAACGAACTCTATGCCGACGATATTTTTTATTGGACGCTTTTTGCCCTGATTTTTACGGGCAGGCGAAAGTCCGAAATTTTAAACCTAAAATGGAAAAACATAAATTTCAGCAACAACACTATGCTTTTAGAGAGGACAAAGAGCTCCAACGACTATATCGTAGCCATCCCAAATTTTATAGCATCCAAGCTACAAGAGATACCGAGAATAGCCGAGTTGGTATTTGCTAGCCCCGTAAGCAGCGAAACGATAGTTAATCTAGACAGACAAGTTAAAAAAATCAGAGAACTTTCGGGTGTTGAAAATTTTCACCTGCATACGGCGCGAGATGTAGTAGTAGGCGCTCTTGCGGAAGCTAGCGCAGATATACACACGATGTCGGGCACTTTATTGCACGAGGAACTAGCGACCCTGCAACACTATCTTGGCGTCGATACTTATAGGGCAACCCAAAAGAGTTCGCAAGTGATAGAAAATTTAGTAATCATAAAAGATTAG